In Vigna radiata var. radiata cultivar VC1973A chromosome 3, Vradiata_ver6, whole genome shotgun sequence, the following proteins share a genomic window:
- the LOC106757365 gene encoding uncharacterized protein LOC106757365, with the protein MEPDNIDWDNIDSTFVLDDTYENFDAPMWVDLSAFDDSLVDDEAWFCTRDCKHPKTAEDFLKRSSKVKRLRFASFSEMLPFRDRHRRGNSSIVESAKAKNSERSRRPSCSENFYEDSENRNPNFTAPLPSGSRTNKLKKPLMKTKDGNPNPKELNTGSVECPAKSQRKNQLKSTFSAQNLLGGREILSQISGFCSELKRLARGRSEKGGSSSGVSEEEVKKERVVKERVPLFVVKNS; encoded by the exons ATGGAACCCGACAACATTGACTGGGACAACATCGACTCCACGTTCGTTCTAGACGACACGTACGAGAACTTTGACGCGCCTATGTGGGTCGATCTCTCTGCTTTTGATGACTCTCTCGTTGATGATGAAGCCTGGTTCTGCACTCGCG ATTGCAAGCATCCGAAAACAGCTGAAGATTTTCTTAAACGCAGTTCCAAG GTTAAGCGTTTAAGATTTGCATCCTTTTCTGAAATGCTTCCCTTTAGAGACAGACACCGAAG GGGAAATTCTTCAATTGTGGAAAGTGCTAAAGCCAAGAATAGTGAAAGATCTAGAAGGCCAAGCTGTTCTGAAAACTTTTACGAAGACAGTGAGAATAGGAATCCAAACTTTACGGCTCCACTTCCCAGTGGAAGTAGGACCAACAAGTTAAAGAAGCCATTGATGAAGACAAAGGATGGAAATCCAAATCCAAAAGAGCTGAATACTGGTTCAGTGGAGTGTCCTGCGAAAAGTCAGCGAAAAAATCAGCTCAAGAGTACTTTCTCTGCCCAAAATTTGTTGGGTGGTAGAGAGATTCTTAGTCAGATCAGTGGGTTCTGCTCTGAATTAAAGAGGCTGGCAAGAGGGAGAAGTGAGAAAGGTGGAAGTTCAAGTGGGGTGTCAGAAGAAGAGGTGAAGAAGGAAAGGGTTGTAAAGGAAAGGGTACCTCTGTTTGTCGTCAAGAACTCTTGA